A single genomic interval of Streptomyces sp. 1222.5 harbors:
- a CDS encoding ComF family protein, whose product MRGWWRDLTDLVLPAECAGCGAPRTALCPGCRAALGAGRPRRVRPVPEPDGLPVVHAAAPYADRVRALLLAHKERGALTLAGALGAALAGVVREGLAGSDAGAGSGGGPVVLVPVPSARWAVRARGHDPVRRMALAAAGELRRTGTPARVAAVLRQRRAVADQAGLDARRRRVNLAGALEVTPGGGRLLGAGRLVLVDDLVTTGASLTEAARALRDSAGWQGGIPNGGGSGVSRVVYSAVSREGREERRRAAWQERGKWVHGAPEKAMVNVLGPTLRAAVIAAPRDSLEINRN is encoded by the coding sequence ATGCGCGGGTGGTGGCGGGACCTCACCGACCTGGTGCTTCCGGCCGAGTGCGCGGGCTGCGGGGCGCCTCGTACCGCGCTCTGCCCGGGGTGCCGGGCAGCGCTGGGCGCAGGCCGTCCTCGGCGGGTCCGGCCGGTGCCGGAGCCGGACGGGCTGCCGGTGGTGCATGCCGCGGCTCCCTACGCGGACCGGGTACGGGCACTGCTCCTGGCCCACAAGGAGCGGGGCGCGCTGACCCTCGCCGGGGCACTGGGCGCCGCACTGGCAGGAGTCGTGCGAGAGGGGCTCGCGGGGAGCGACGCGGGGGCCGGTTCCGGTGGTGGGCCGGTGGTGCTGGTGCCTGTGCCGTCCGCCCGGTGGGCCGTGCGGGCGCGCGGACACGATCCGGTACGGCGGATGGCGCTCGCGGCGGCCGGTGAGCTGCGGCGCACCGGGACACCGGCCCGGGTGGCGGCCGTACTGCGGCAGCGGCGGGCCGTGGCGGACCAGGCCGGGCTGGACGCGCGCCGGCGCCGGGTGAACCTCGCGGGCGCACTGGAGGTGACGCCGGGCGGCGGCCGGCTGCTCGGCGCGGGGCGGCTCGTGCTCGTCGACGACCTCGTCACCACGGGCGCCAGCCTCACGGAGGCCGCGCGTGCCCTGCGGGACTCGGCCGGATGGCAGGGCGGGATTCCGAACGGAGGGGGAAGCGGAGTGAGCAGAGTCGTGTACTCGGCCGTAAGTCGGGAAGGTAGGGAGGAACGACGAAGAGCAGCGTGGCAGGAGAGGGGGAAGTGGGTGCATGGTGCACCGGAAAAGGCGATGGTGAACGTCCTCGGACCGACTCTCCGGGCAGCGGTGATCGCCGCTCCTCGGGATTCTTTGGAAATAAACAGGAACTGA
- the hpf gene encoding ribosome hibernation-promoting factor, HPF/YfiA family encodes MDIVVKGRKTEVPERFRKHVAEKLKLEKIQRLDAKVISLDVEVSKEPNPRQADRCDRVEITLRSRGPVIRAEAAASDPYAALDLAAEKLDARLRKQHDKRFSRRGARRISAAEVPDHVPGAATLNGNGLPVHEEETDGVPTKKIGSLEVKGEGPLIVREKTHVASPMTLDQALYEMELVGHDFYLFVDSETKEPSVVYRRHAYDYGVIHLSTDPMVAEGQPPAAGGTLGG; translated from the coding sequence GTGGACATCGTCGTCAAAGGCCGCAAGACCGAGGTGCCCGAGCGGTTCCGCAAGCACGTGGCCGAGAAGCTGAAGCTGGAGAAGATCCAGCGGCTCGATGCCAAGGTGATCAGCCTCGACGTCGAGGTGTCCAAGGAGCCGAACCCCCGACAGGCCGACCGCTGTGACCGAGTGGAGATCACCCTCCGCTCCCGCGGTCCGGTGATCCGGGCGGAGGCAGCGGCCAGCGACCCGTACGCGGCACTCGACCTGGCGGCGGAGAAACTGGATGCCCGACTGCGCAAGCAGCATGACAAGCGGTTCTCGCGCCGGGGAGCGCGCCGGATCTCTGCGGCAGAGGTCCCCGACCACGTCCCGGGCGCAGCCACGCTCAACGGCAACGGCCTCCCCGTCCACGAGGAGGAGACGGACGGAGTGCCGACCAAGAAGATCGGTTCGCTGGAGGTCAAGGGTGAAGGTCCCCTCATCGTCCGCGAGAAGACCCACGTCGCCTCCCCGATGACGCTCGACCAGGCCCTCTACGAGATGGAACTGGTCGGCCACGACTTCTACTTGTTCGTCGACTCCGAGACGAAGGAGCCGAGTGTCGTCTACCGGCGACACGCCTACGACTACGGCGTGATCCACCTCAGCACGGACCCGATGGTCGCAGAGGGGCAGCCTCCCGCGGCCGGTGGCACGCTGGGCGGCTGA
- a CDS encoding response regulator transcription factor, producing the protein MADTFGPMRNEDADDDVIGMNPDTGSSRAEPIRVLVVDDHALFRRGLEIVLAAEEDIQVVGEAGDGAEAVDKAADLLPDIVLMDVRMPKRGGIEACTSIKEVAPSAKIIMLTISDEEADLYEAIKAGATGYLLKEISTDEVATAIRAVADGQSQISPSMASKLLTEFKSMIQRTDERRLVPAPRLTDRELEVLKLVATGMNNRDIAKELFISENTVKNHVRNILEKLQLHSRMEAVVYAMREKILEIR; encoded by the coding sequence ATGGCGGACACCTTCGGACCGATGCGGAACGAGGATGCCGACGACGATGTCATCGGCATGAACCCGGACACGGGCTCTTCACGCGCGGAGCCGATCAGAGTCCTGGTCGTCGACGACCACGCCCTGTTCCGGCGCGGCCTGGAGATCGTGCTCGCGGCCGAGGAGGACATCCAGGTCGTCGGTGAGGCGGGCGACGGCGCCGAGGCGGTCGACAAGGCCGCCGACCTGCTGCCCGACATCGTGCTGATGGACGTCCGCATGCCCAAGCGCGGCGGGATCGAGGCCTGTACCTCCATCAAGGAGGTGGCCCCCAGCGCGAAGATCATCATGCTGACGATCAGCGACGAGGAGGCCGACCTCTACGAGGCGATCAAGGCCGGTGCGACCGGATACCTCCTCAAGGAGATCTCCACGGACGAGGTGGCCACCGCCATCCGCGCTGTGGCGGACGGGCAGTCGCAGATCAGCCCGTCCATGGCCTCGAAGCTCCTGACCGAGTTCAAGTCGATGATCCAGCGCACCGACGAGCGCCGGCTGGTGCCGGCGCCGCGGCTCACCGACCGCGAACTGGAAGTCCTCAAGCTCGTCGCCACGGGCATGAACAACAGGGACATCGCCAAGGAGTTGTTCATCTCCGAGAACACCGTGAAGAACCACGTCCGCAACATCCTGGAGAAGCTGCAGCTGCACTCCAGGATGGAGGCCGTGGTCTACGCGATGCGGGAGAAGATCCTGGAGATCCGCTAG
- a CDS encoding winged helix-turn-helix domain-containing protein, translating into MTTLPRPTTSLTADDARRIVLRAQGFLGAPDRRAGVRGVLRHLGAVQLDTISVLARSHELVPYARLGAVARKTVESAYWKDAHAFEYWSHAACILPIEEWPHFAFRRRAYRNRPHWNHELPDGAYDQVVKQLRAEGPLTATELGGAKKTSDWWDWSGTKVAVERALMYGEVVCVERRGWKRLYDLAERAVPQALLHDELDDAECLRRLVRLAGESLGVGTRADIADYHRLKGEQVDAVIADSGLVPVEVEGWGKPAWADPVALATPPRGRHRTTLLSPFDSLIWERARTERIFGFTHRLEAYVPKPKRVYGYFAMPVLAGGRLVGRVDPAREGATLVAKQVTLDDAKAVPAVAQALIEAATWVNCTDVRVERVEAPGLREPLVRELARVLA; encoded by the coding sequence ATGACGACCCTGCCGCGCCCCACCACCAGCCTCACCGCGGACGACGCCCGACGTATCGTCCTGCGCGCCCAGGGTTTCCTCGGCGCCCCCGACCGGCGGGCGGGTGTCCGCGGGGTGCTGCGCCACCTCGGCGCGGTCCAGCTCGACACGATCTCGGTGCTCGCCCGGTCCCACGAACTGGTGCCGTACGCCCGGCTCGGCGCGGTCGCCCGCAAGACGGTCGAGTCCGCGTACTGGAAGGACGCGCACGCCTTCGAGTACTGGTCCCACGCGGCGTGCATCCTGCCCATCGAGGAGTGGCCGCACTTCGCCTTCCGCCGCCGCGCCTACCGCAACCGCCCGCACTGGAACCACGAACTGCCCGACGGCGCCTACGACCAGGTCGTCAAGCAGTTGCGCGCGGAGGGCCCGCTGACCGCCACGGAGCTGGGCGGCGCGAAGAAGACCAGCGACTGGTGGGACTGGTCGGGCACCAAGGTCGCCGTGGAGCGGGCGCTGATGTACGGCGAGGTGGTCTGCGTCGAGCGGCGCGGCTGGAAGCGGTTGTACGACCTGGCCGAGCGCGCGGTCCCGCAGGCGCTGCTGCACGACGAGCTGGACGACGCCGAGTGCCTGCGCCGGCTGGTCCGGCTGGCCGGTGAGTCCCTCGGTGTCGGCACGCGCGCGGACATCGCCGACTACCACCGGCTCAAGGGCGAGCAGGTCGACGCGGTGATCGCCGACTCGGGCCTGGTCCCGGTCGAGGTCGAGGGCTGGGGCAAGCCCGCCTGGGCCGATCCCGTGGCCCTGGCGACACCGCCCCGCGGCCGGCACCGCACCACGCTGCTGTCGCCGTTCGACTCGCTGATCTGGGAGCGGGCGCGCACGGAGCGGATCTTCGGCTTCACCCACCGCCTGGAGGCCTACGTCCCCAAGCCCAAACGGGTGTACGGCTACTTCGCGATGCCGGTGCTCGCGGGTGGCCGGCTGGTCGGGCGTGTCGATCCGGCCCGCGAGGGCGCCACGCTGGTGGCCAAGCAGGTCACCCTGGACGACGCGAAGGCGGTCCCGGCCGTCGCCCAGGCCCTGATCGAGGCGGCGACCTGGGTGAACTGCACGGACGTCCGCGTGGAGCGGGTGGAGGCGCCCGGCCTGCGCGAGCCCCTGGTGAGGGAGCTCGCGCGCGTCCTCGCCTGA
- a CDS encoding GNAT family N-acetyltransferase, with product MEPVILTTDRLLLRTVGPDDTEAVHRAAQDPDIQRWTTIPSPYLREHARSFTEQLVPDGWSQGSALTFGVFLPGGELAGMLGLTMHSLGTAELGFWAAREHRGRGYVTEATLAACRWIFTAVGVDRVEWRAEVGNHASRAVAERSGFTVEGTLRSGINNKGVRRDCWVGSLLPSDLGLPSTAPYLPAHPRPRAGAG from the coding sequence ATGGAACCCGTCATCCTCACCACCGACCGCCTCCTGCTGCGCACCGTCGGACCGGACGACACCGAGGCGGTGCACCGGGCCGCGCAGGACCCCGACATCCAGCGCTGGACGACGATCCCCTCGCCCTATCTGCGGGAGCACGCCCGGAGTTTCACCGAGCAGTTGGTCCCCGACGGCTGGTCGCAGGGCTCGGCCCTCACCTTCGGCGTCTTCCTGCCCGGCGGAGAACTGGCCGGCATGCTCGGCCTCACGATGCACTCGCTGGGCACGGCCGAGCTCGGTTTCTGGGCGGCCCGCGAACACCGCGGCCGCGGCTATGTCACCGAGGCCACCCTCGCCGCCTGCCGCTGGATCTTCACCGCGGTCGGCGTCGACCGCGTCGAGTGGCGCGCCGAGGTCGGCAACCACGCCTCCCGCGCGGTGGCCGAACGCTCGGGCTTCACCGTCGAGGGCACCCTGCGCTCCGGCATCAACAACAAAGGGGTACGCCGCGACTGCTGGGTCGGCTCCCTGCTCCCCTCGGACCTGGGCCTGCCGTCGACGGCTCCGTACCTGCCCGCCCATCCCCGACCGCGGGCCGGCGCCGGGTGA
- the secA gene encoding preprotein translocase subunit SecA, with protein sequence MSVLSKIMRAGEGKILRKLHRIADQVNSIEEDFVGLSDAELRALTEEYKQRYADGETLDDLLPEAFATVREAAKRVLGQRHYDVQLMGGAALHLGYVAEMKTGEGKTLVGTLPAYLNALSGDGVHLITVNDYLAERDSEMMGRVHKFLGLDVGCILANMTPAQRREQYACDITYGTNNEFGFDYLRDNMAWSQDELVQRGHNFAIVDEVDSILIDEARTPLIISGPADQATKWYGDFAKLVVRLKRGEAGNPLKGLEETGDYDVDEKKRTVAIHESGVGKVEDWLGIDNLYESVNTPLVGYLNNAIKAKELFKKDKDYVVIDGEVMIVDEHTGRILAGRRYNEGMHQAIEAKEGVDIKDENQTLATITLQNFFRLYSKLSGMTGTAMTEAAEFHQIYKLGVVPIPTNKPMVRKDQSDLIYRTEVAKFEAVVDDIAEKHEKGQPILVGTTSVEKSEYLSQQLSKRGIQHEVLNAKQHEREASIVAQAGRKGAVTVATNMAGRGTDIKLGGNPEDLAEAELRQRGLDPEEHIEEWAAALPAAMDKAEQAVKAEKDEVEDLGGLYVLGTERHESRRIDNQLRGRSGRQGDPGESRFYLSLGDDLMRLFKAQMVERVMSMANVPDDVPIENKMVTRAIASAQSQVETQNFETRKNVLKYDEVLNRQREVIYGERRRVLEGEDLQEQIHHFMDDTIDAYIDAETAEGFSEDWDLDRLWGAFRQLYPVKVTIEELEEAAGDRAGLTAEFISESIKEDIHEQYEAREGQLGSEIMRELERRVVLSVLDRKWREHLYEMDYLQEGIGLRAMAQKDPLVEYQREGFDMFTAMMDGIKEESVGYLFNLEVQVEQQVEEVPVEEAEAVGEGLQDAVPAQAGARPEIRAKGLDVPQRRDLHFSAPTVDGEGGIVERDLEDDEPVRSESDGLTRAERRRQAKGGRRRKK encoded by the coding sequence GTGTCCGTCCTCTCGAAGATCATGCGTGCAGGCGAAGGCAAGATCCTGCGCAAGCTGCACCGCATCGCGGACCAGGTCAACTCCATCGAAGAGGACTTCGTAGGCCTCTCCGACGCCGAGCTGCGAGCCCTCACCGAGGAGTACAAGCAGCGCTACGCCGACGGCGAGACCCTGGACGACCTGCTCCCCGAGGCGTTCGCCACCGTCCGCGAGGCCGCCAAGCGCGTCCTCGGCCAGCGTCACTACGACGTGCAGCTGATGGGCGGCGCCGCGCTCCACCTCGGATACGTCGCGGAGATGAAGACCGGTGAGGGCAAGACCCTCGTCGGCACGCTGCCCGCTTACCTGAACGCCCTGTCCGGAGACGGCGTCCACCTCATCACGGTCAACGACTACCTGGCCGAGCGCGACTCCGAGATGATGGGCCGGGTCCACAAGTTCCTGGGCCTCGACGTCGGCTGCATCCTCGCCAACATGACGCCGGCTCAGCGCCGCGAGCAGTACGCGTGCGACATCACGTACGGCACGAACAACGAGTTCGGCTTCGACTACCTGCGCGACAACATGGCGTGGTCGCAGGACGAGCTGGTGCAGCGCGGCCACAACTTCGCCATCGTCGACGAGGTCGACTCCATCCTCATCGACGAGGCGCGTACGCCGCTCATCATCTCCGGCCCCGCCGACCAGGCCACCAAGTGGTACGGCGACTTCGCCAAGCTGGTCGTCCGCCTCAAGCGCGGCGAGGCGGGCAACCCGCTCAAGGGCCTCGAGGAGACCGGCGACTACGACGTCGACGAGAAGAAGCGCACGGTCGCCATCCACGAGTCCGGTGTCGGCAAGGTCGAGGACTGGCTGGGCATCGACAACCTCTACGAGTCGGTGAACACCCCGCTCGTGGGTTACCTGAACAACGCCATCAAGGCCAAGGAACTCTTCAAGAAGGACAAGGACTACGTCGTCATCGACGGCGAGGTCATGATCGTCGACGAGCACACCGGCCGTATCCTCGCCGGCCGCCGCTACAACGAGGGCATGCACCAGGCGATCGAGGCGAAGGAAGGGGTGGACATCAAGGATGAGAACCAGACGCTCGCCACGATCACCCTGCAGAACTTCTTCCGCCTCTACTCGAAGCTCTCCGGCATGACCGGTACGGCGATGACCGAGGCCGCCGAGTTCCACCAGATCTACAAGCTCGGTGTGGTCCCGATCCCGACGAACAAGCCGATGGTCCGCAAGGACCAGTCGGACCTGATCTACCGCACCGAGGTGGCCAAGTTCGAGGCGGTCGTCGACGACATCGCCGAGAAGCACGAGAAGGGCCAGCCGATCCTGGTCGGCACGACCTCCGTCGAGAAGTCGGAGTACCTCTCGCAGCAGCTCAGCAAGCGCGGCATCCAGCACGAGGTGCTCAACGCCAAGCAGCACGAGCGCGAGGCCTCGATCGTCGCCCAGGCCGGCCGCAAGGGCGCCGTGACCGTCGCCACCAACATGGCCGGCCGCGGTACGGACATCAAGCTCGGCGGCAACCCCGAGGACCTCGCCGAGGCGGAGCTGCGCCAGCGCGGCCTCGACCCCGAGGAGCACATCGAGGAGTGGGCCGCGGCGCTGCCCGCCGCGATGGACAAGGCCGAGCAGGCGGTCAAGGCCGAGAAGGACGAGGTCGAGGACCTCGGCGGGCTCTACGTGCTGGGCACCGAGCGGCACGAGTCGCGGCGCATCGACAACCAGCTGCGCGGTCGTTCGGGCCGTCAGGGCGACCCGGGCGAGTCCCGCTTCTACCTCTCCCTCGGTGACGACCTGATGCGTCTGTTCAAGGCGCAGATGGTCGAGCGCGTGATGTCGATGGCGAACGTGCCGGACGACGTGCCGATCGAGAACAAGATGGTCACCCGCGCGATCGCGTCCGCGCAGTCGCAGGTCGAGACGCAGAACTTCGAGACCCGCAAGAACGTCCTGAAGTACGACGAGGTCCTCAACCGCCAGCGTGAGGTCATCTACGGCGAGCGCCGCCGCGTCCTGGAGGGCGAGGACCTGCAGGAGCAGATCCATCACTTCATGGACGACACGATCGACGCGTACATCGACGCGGAGACCGCCGAGGGCTTCTCCGAGGACTGGGACCTGGACCGGCTGTGGGGCGCCTTCAGGCAGCTGTACCCGGTGAAGGTCACCATCGAGGAGCTGGAGGAGGCGGCCGGTGACCGTGCCGGCCTGACCGCCGAGTTCATCTCCGAGTCCATCAAGGAAGACATCCACGAGCAGTACGAGGCCCGTGAGGGTCAGCTCGGCTCCGAGATCATGCGTGAGCTGGAGCGCCGGGTCGTGCTGTCGGTCCTGGACCGCAAGTGGCGTGAGCACCTCTACGAGATGGACTACCTCCAGGAGGGCATCGGCCTGCGCGCGATGGCGCAGAAGGACCCGCTGGTCGAGTACCAGCGCGAGGGCTTCGACATGTTCACCGCCATGATGGACGGCATCAAGGAGGAGTCCGTCGGCTACCTGTTCAACCTGGAGGTCCAGGTCGAGCAGCAGGTCGAGGAGGTCCCGGTCGAGGAGGCCGAGGCGGTCGGCGAGGGCCTTCAGGACGCGGTGCCGGCGCAGGCGGGCGCGCGTCCCGAGATCCGGGCCAAGGGGCTGGACGTGCCGCAGCGGCGCGACCTGCACTTCTCGGCGCCGACGGTGGACGGCGAGGGTGGCATCGTCGAGCGTGACCTGGAGGACGACGAGCCGGTGCGGTCCGAGTCGGACGGGCTCACGCGCGCGGAGCGCCGTCGCCAGGCCAAGGGCGGCCGCCGCCGCAAGAAGTAG